The genome window GCCTATCGATCATGGCTGCTGTCATGACTGGATCCTGAAAGATCTCTCCCCAACGTTCAAATGAGAGATTCGTAGTGATAATCGTTGACTTCTGTCCTGCTCGTAAAGATAAATGTGTAAATAAAAGTTCGGCTCCTTCTTTGTCAAAAGAGATATATCCCATTTCATCAGCGATTACAAGGTCATATTTCTCAAATCTATTTTGAAAAGCCCTTAGTGACTTTTCTGCTCGACATTCTTTCAGACGGTTAATGAGTAAGGGGACCGTTGTAAACCATACTTTATACCCCTCCACACAAGCTTTCATTCCAAGACCGATACTCATATGGGTCTTTCCCGTCCCCGGACTTCCTGCTAGAATAATATTTTTCCCTTCTTTGATAAAATCTAAAGTCTTCAAGAGTTTATATCCTTTTTGCGCGTCTGGCGGAAGCTCTTCAATACGCAAATCTTCTAGATGTTTTTTGTAGGGAAACTCTGCCCGGCGGATTCGGTTATACTTTGCGGTCTCTTGCCTGGCATCTGTTTCCTTCTGTAGTAAAAGGGCTAGAAACTCTTCATAACTTGCATCCTTTAGCGCTGATTCTTTCACCTGTTCCTCTAAATATTTGCGAATTGAAGGCAATTTCAAATCCTTACTGAATTCGATGACTTGTTCTCTCCAGGATGACTTTAAATGACTCATGCAATTCCCTCCTTTGTCCCAATAGATCCAGTCTGAAACAGGGTGTCATATTCTTTCAAATTTTCTTGGGCATGATGCTCAATGGCTTTTGATTCTTGCGACGAAAGGATAGGTAGAGACAGAGGGGCATCCCTATTTTTCTTACACAATATCTTAATTTTATCGGTTGTGACATGCTCTGGATTAATTTTCCTTAGCTCCTCAATGCTTTGTTCAATAACTGAAAGACTTGTTCCTTCCTTTACAAGTTGCATTAACTCTACAAAATCTTTTGGGCTACTGGTATAATAAGCCTTATAAATGTTTTTTATTTTCTTCGACGCCTGTTGTAATGCTGCGCTATCAGCTAATGCACCAGGCTTTTTCTTTAGTGTTTTGACATAGTGCTCCAGTTGCAGACTCCACTCGTGACTTCCTGTTAAACGATGATGTTCCGCGACATTTTCCTCTTGGTAAAAGCATAAAATTCGATTGGAATAGATTTTTACCTTTAACACTTCCCCTACTAAGTGATCTGGCACGGAATAATGGCTTTGGTCGATCGTAACCGTCGAGTATTTATCCACACGTGGATGCACAACCCTTGCCGCATCAAAAGGTGGGCGGGAAGGTAAGAGATGTCCATTTTCCTCTTGTAATAACTGTTCTGCTGTTTGGTTTGTGTCTTTCTTTATTGTTCTTTGATTTAACTTATGGCACACCTCCAGTAAGTAATGATTAGCCTCTTCCAGTGTTTCAAACGTGTCTCGGAAGGCAAAGGCCTTTCTACGAACTATTTCGACACTTTTTTCCACATGGCCTTTCTCATTTCCCTTTGCTGCATTACAAAATCGGAATTGAAATAAGTAATAGCTTGATAGTTTTAATAGCCCTTCGGTTGGTTCTTTTTCAGTTCCTACAAATTGCTTTACAGCGACTTTCATATTGTCATATACCATCGTTTGAAAGACTCCACCAACCCTTTCAAAGAAAAGGGCATGAGCTTCCTGAAAGCATTCCGTCTTTTGCTTGGTGAACAAAAATGCCAGGCGGTAATTTCCATAGGCCGATGTAAAGACAGCCATTTGTAACTTTCTCTGCTTGCCGGATATGGTTACTTTCACTTCCCCCCAATCAAATTCACATATACATCCGGGCTGGTAGGTTCCTCTTATAAACGCTTCTTTCTCCTTTCTTGCTAGGCCATGTACGGCATTTCTAACGGTACTATAACTTATGTTATATCCTTCTGCTTCTAACGCTTCATGAATATCGATGATTTTCTTCGTTTGCTTATGTAGTCCCCCTTGTCGTTTAATTCTATTTTCCTCTAGAAAATTCTTGATCTTTTCCTCAATTTCATCCGTTAGCTTTCGTTTTACACGGTTTGATGTGTCGTACTTTGGTGAATCTACTAAATTTTGAATAAGTTCCCCCTTATCTATTTCGCCATTAA of Pueribacillus theae contains these proteins:
- the istA gene encoding IS21 family transposase, with the protein product MIKLKSKQNILIKYFREGLSQRAIAREVGMDRKTVKRYIEEYESKLQEIENFNGEIDKGELIQNLVDSPKYDTSNRVKRKLTDEIEEKIKNFLEENRIKRQGGLHKQTKKIIDIHEALEAEGYNISYSTVRNAVHGLARKEKEAFIRGTYQPGCICEFDWGEVKVTISGKQRKLQMAVFTSAYGNYRLAFLFTKQKTECFQEAHALFFERVGGVFQTMVYDNMKVAVKQFVGTEKEPTEGLLKLSSYYLFQFRFCNAAKGNEKGHVEKSVEIVRRKAFAFRDTFETLEEANHYLLEVCHKLNQRTIKKDTNQTAEQLLQEENGHLLPSRPPFDAARVVHPRVDKYSTVTIDQSHYSVPDHLVGEVLKVKIYSNRILCFYQEENVAEHHRLTGSHEWSLQLEHYVKTLKKKPGALADSAALQQASKKIKNIYKAYYTSSPKDFVELMQLVKEGTSLSVIEQSIEELRKINPEHVTTDKIKILCKKNRDAPLSLPILSSQESKAIEHHAQENLKEYDTLFQTGSIGTKEGIA
- the istB gene encoding IS21-like element helper ATPase IstB, coding for MSHLKSSWREQVIEFSKDLKLPSIRKYLEEQVKESALKDASYEEFLALLLQKETDARQETAKYNRIRRAEFPYKKHLEDLRIEELPPDAQKGYKLLKTLDFIKEGKNIILAGSPGTGKTHMSIGLGMKACVEGYKVWFTTVPLLINRLKECRAEKSLRAFQNRFEKYDLVIADEMGYISFDKEGAELLFTHLSLRAGQKSTIITTNLSFERWGEIFQDPVMTAAMIDRLTHQAYIVNMNGASYRMKETKQWLEQQKLV